A region from the Micrococcus cohnii genome encodes:
- a CDS encoding L-threonylcarbamoyladenylate synthase, with protein MAPVTELIDVTQTDSLSDAVERAHEAVGRRECVVLPTDTVYGIGADAFSPQAVAVLLAAKGRGRTMPPPVLIGDRRVMDGLAIEVPAEAEKLAERHWPGALTLILKSQPTLTWDLGETRGTVALRVPDDAIARELLYTTGPLAVSSANRTGMEAATTAEQAREMLGESVSVYLDGGPRTEGAPSTIVDCTVTPFRVARQGAISLEVLRETVPDLVAEGEEAPVPAERLLQEDDERPQSADAAQGAHAVGDAAPEADSTPSSESAEPRG; from the coding sequence ATGGCCCCCGTGACTGAGCTGATCGACGTGACCCAGACCGACTCCCTGTCCGATGCCGTCGAGCGTGCCCACGAGGCGGTGGGCCGGCGCGAGTGCGTCGTGCTCCCCACGGACACCGTCTACGGCATCGGCGCGGACGCGTTCTCGCCGCAGGCCGTCGCCGTGCTGCTTGCGGCCAAGGGCCGCGGTCGGACGATGCCCCCGCCGGTGCTCATCGGCGATCGCCGCGTCATGGACGGGTTGGCCATCGAGGTTCCGGCCGAAGCGGAGAAGCTCGCCGAACGGCACTGGCCCGGCGCGCTCACCCTGATCCTGAAGTCCCAGCCCACCCTGACGTGGGATTTGGGGGAGACCCGCGGCACCGTCGCTCTGCGCGTGCCGGACGACGCGATCGCTCGCGAGCTGCTCTACACGACCGGCCCGTTGGCGGTGTCCTCGGCGAACCGCACGGGGATGGAGGCGGCCACGACGGCTGAGCAGGCCCGCGAGATGCTCGGGGAGTCCGTGTCGGTCTACCTCGACGGCGGACCCCGCACCGAGGGTGCGCCCTCCACGATCGTGGACTGCACCGTGACCCCGTTCCGGGTGGCCCGCCAGGGTGCGATCTCCCTCGAGGTGCTGCGCGAGACCGTCCCGGACCTCGTCGCCGAGGGCGAGGAGGCGCCCGTGCCGGCTGAACGCCTGCTGCAGGAGGATGACGAGCGGCCGCAGTCTGCTGACGCCGCTCAGGGTGCGCACGCCGTAGGCGACGCCGCGCCCGAGGCTGACAGCACCCCGTCGTCGGAGTCGGCCGAGCCGCGCGGCTGA